The Argentina anserina chromosome 5, drPotAnse1.1, whole genome shotgun sequence genome includes the window GCCTTGCAACAAATTCTATCAGCAGTGATGTGAACGTGGCCAACGACAATTGACTAGCATTTTCATAAGTACTTGATTCTTCCACTTGTGGCTCTGCTTGAGCCTTAAATGTCATCCCTGCAGGCCAAGAGATCTGTTTCATGAACAACTTTCCTGAGGGTACTGGAAGATTGGAGGGTTTTCTATCATGAGGTGAGGCGTTCAAGCTGGCAGGCTTCGCTGGTACAGGATCATCCCAACTTTGTGACCCAGGAAAATTTCTGAGATCAAGTACCGCTTCACTGAGGGATTTGTATTCATGGAATTTGTTCCCTTCATCATTCAAGTCCAGAAGGTCTTGAATTTCTCCCAGCTCTTTCGGCCGATTGCCTATCTCCCAGCTTTCTGAATTGACAAGAAGATATGATTTCTGGTCAATTTTCTTTTGCAACTCTTCTGCAGCCTCATGCACTTCATTGAGTATATCTACTGGACCTattttctccatttttttcAGTTTGTTTCCAAGTTCACGTAACACTTTAGCACCTTCATAACCTACTCTTTGAAGCTCCCTACTAAATACTTGTCTTCGGTCAGCCGGAGCCTACAGATACAAATATTAAAAGttcaatatgaaaaaaaaagtacaacttcaaaatgaaaacttTCTTGCTGCATCTATAGCCACTGATAAGTATCACAAAAATTAAAACCACTTCAAAAAGTAATTCAAATGAATGAAATCATTCTGGATGCAAACCCCTAAAACAAGTTTTTTAAAATCCAATGAAACAACCGAAATTTATATCTTAATCTGTGTAAGAGTAACAGCGATTTACATTCAATTCATATTAACTCAGAAATATAGTGAATATGATACATTCAAGCTACGAAATTGACAGAGTATCTATAATCAAGCAGATGGGGAAATATCACatgcacacaagcacaaggAATATTGAGACATCTATCCTGGCCTTAAAATTCAATCCACTCCTTTTACAAGAAATACAAACCAGAAGGTACTATTTTgaaatgaacaaaataatAACCCGGTAAGGATAAGCATCATTACCGAGGACCATAATACAAAAGGCATGAATGAAATTACAATGCTATTATTTTGCTGTTAGTAGCCTAATATTGGGTTTAGAAAAGGAAATTCCTAGTACCTGTATCTCAGAAAGTACGCATCCATGCAATGCCATAACCGTAAAAGCACAATGCCTTAGTGCACCACTGACTTTTACATAGTTCTTCCATGGATATCTAAGCATTTTGTAACGACCATGAGGTGGCTCCCAGATAGCAAATCCCATCTTTAGACAAAATAAAAGGATATTATAATGTGTTTATATCACGTTCTTAAGAAGGGCATGTATATACCACTTCTACTAATGCAATGAACTATGCATCATTATGAAGTCATAAGAAAAAATACCAGAGTATCCTCTTGGCTTGTAGATTCTACTGCAGATCTGTAACCACTGTAAAGAGGGTCATCAGAAGCTTGGTAGGTAAGAATTTTGGAAGGGATTCTCGCATATTCAATACAGTTGAGGTAACTACTGACGCAACCTAAAAAGTGCCCAAATCAGTCAACAGAAGTAAATCGAGTATATAGCAAAATCAGAGGAGTGGACAAATTGAAAAGACCAGAATATATCAATATGTCTGAACCAAGTTTAAAAGCAATGTGTAAACTGCACCTTCCAAAGATTTTGCAACGCCCATGAAATTTTTTGCCACCAAGTTGTGTAGATCTTCACCAGCCCAGATGGGATAAATCAATATATTTACACCCAAACCAACACCAGCACCCAATGCAATGAGCAAGAATCGTGACACAGCAGTATGAATAAATTCCCTCGTCCTATACCCCGACACCATGATGAAACAATACGTCAACAAGAACACCCGGAATCCATACTCATACGGCTTCATCGTTGGGTATAGTTTTGCATAAGTCGCAATAAATCCTGGCAGCCACGCAACATGACATGagcatttgaaagaaacaaaataaaaataaaaatagcaaTACTAACTGAGTGAACTATATACGAATCTCCATCCTCATACCTATGATAAAGATACTGGCAACAATAACAGCTTCCTCCCATTCTCCAACTAATCCTGATAACTCTGCCATACCCAATGCAAGGCCTCCAGCAGACAATGTCCCCAAGCCGCGGTTAAGTCCTTTGCTCAAAGTAGCTCCTACAGATAAACATATCC containing:
- the LOC126794310 gene encoding aluminum-activated malate transporter 9-like, with translation MAAKMGSFKHSFQEKRERLLSTNKMGFFPIEEQEPHAFSSSRRCCCSFRYLSDKIVGWCRTVQGVAHRAIKMGKSDPRKIVFSAKMGLALTLISLLIFLKQEPFKQLGRYSVWAILTVVVVFEFSIGATLSKGLNRGLGTLSAGGLALGMAELSGLVGEWEEAVIVASIFIIGFIATYAKLYPTMKPYEYGFRVFLLTYCFIMVSGYRTREFIHTAVSRFLLIALGAGVGLGVNILIYPIWAGEDLHNLVAKNFMGVAKSLEGCVSSYLNCIEYARIPSKILTYQASDDPLYSGYRSAVESTSQEDTLMGFAIWEPPHGRYKMLRYPWKNYVKVSGALRHCAFTVMALHGCVLSEIQAPADRRQVFSRELQRVGYEGAKVLRELGNKLKKMEKIGPVDILNEVHEAAEELQKKIDQKSYLLVNSESWEIGNRPKELGEIQDLLDLNDEGNKFHEYKSLSEAVLDLRNFPGSQSWDDPVPAKPASLNASPHDRKPSNLPVPSGKLFMKQISWPAGMTFKAQAEPQVEESSTYENASQLSLATFTSLLIEFVARLQNLVDSFEELGEMALFKEPVDLPEPLESQGRFWTRFLDRLKS